From Scleropages formosus chromosome 1, fSclFor1.1, whole genome shotgun sequence, a single genomic window includes:
- the LOC108929211 gene encoding LOW QUALITY PROTEIN: opsin-5 (The sequence of the model RefSeq protein was modified relative to this genomic sequence to represent the inferred CDS: inserted 1 base in 1 codon; substituted 1 base at 1 genomic stop codon) — protein MVVLSVLGNGLMLVVSYRPRRKIVGSELVCANLAAVDFLCCVSFNPXSILSSFSHTWQGDPATCIYYSLGCFTFGLCGMFTIAEISVIXCLKTDLAVWLEGPAVHVLCCATRLIAAARSCFPLFGWGEYVPELYGLSCTVAWKRYRTSVENAAYVICSFACSTLIPVLLIIVSQCRILHAVDKLSCLLTTECICTHLRNAEKHLPVMFFCISLGFIIAWASYMVVSFIFHRDHWNLVSGGFVFPVLFAKSSHIYNPFIYLYFNKAFRQELQGLLTCVRFGWVPNCVRAHSSARNQAPLAIEIQLQEQGPWAVPRAAAFHSLAGGLKSG, from the exons ATGG TCGTGCTCTCTGTCCTGGGGAATGGGCTGATGCTGGTCGTCTCCTACAGACCGAGGAGGAAAATTGTGGGTTCCGAGCTTGTGTGCGCGAACTTGGCGGCCGTGGACTTCCTCTGCTGCGTTTCTTTCAACC CGTCCATCCTGTCCTCCTTCAGCCACACGTGGCAGGGGGACCCTGCCACCTGCATCTACTACAGCCTCGGCTGCTTCACCTTTGGCTTGTGTGGCATGTTCACTATCGCGGAAATCAGCGTCATTTGATGCCTTAAGACAGACCTGG cagtgtGGCTGGAAGGGCCTGCTGTtcatgtgctgtgctgtgccacACGGTTGATCGCGGCAGCGCGGTCCTGCTTCCCGCTCTTTGGATGGGGCGAGTACGTCCCAGAGCTGTACGGGCTGTCCTGCACCGTCGCCTGGAAGAGGTACCGCACGTCCGTCGAGAACGCCGCCTACGTCATCTGCTCCTTCGCCTGCTCCACCCTCATCCCCGTTCTTCTCATCATCGTTTCTCAGTGCAGGATTCTGCACGCCGTCGACAAGCTCTCTTGCCTTCTGACAACGGAGTGCATCTGCACCCATCTCCGCAATGCAGAGAAGCACCTTCCTGTT ATGTTCTTCTGCATCAGCCTGGGGTTCATCATTGCATGGGCCTCATACATGGTGGTCTCCTTCAtcttccacagggaccactgGAACCTGGTCTCTGGAGGCTTTGTGTTTCCAGTACTGTTCGCCAAGAGCTCCCACATCTACAACCCCTTCATTTACTTATATTTCAACAAGGCTTTCCGCCAGGAGTTGCAGGGCCTGTTGACGTGTGTACGGTTCGGCTGGGTTCCGAACTGCGTCAGGGCCCACTCTTCGGCTAGGAATCAGGCTCCGCTGGCCATCGAGATTCAGCTGCAGGAGCAGGGTCCCTGGGCAGTACCACGGGCAGCTGCCTTCCACAGCCTTGCTGGGGGACTAAAGTCAGGGTGA